In a single window of the Aquipuribacter sp. SD81 genome:
- a CDS encoding alpha/beta fold hydrolase yields the protein MPATVLTGMTTSTLDTDGAALTYDVHGPLPTADGRPPLLLVGQPMDASGFATLAGLLPDRTCVTYDPRGLGRSTRTDGRDDHDPTVQAEDLHALVQTLGAGPVDVFGSSGGAVTAFALVAAHPEDVATLVAHEPPLIPVLPDATAAERARAAVRDAYEARGWGAGMAAFMVMTSWQGEYTDAYFDQPAPDPAQLGMPAEDDGSRDDPLLSDRSWAVSGYQLDVDAIRAAPTRVVVAVGEESAGTFTARTSEATARLLGQDVAVVFPSHHGGFLGGEHGYAGQPEAFARRLTEVLAGGS from the coding sequence GTGCCGGCGACCGTCCTCACCGGCATGACCACCTCGACGCTCGACACCGACGGCGCAGCCCTCACCTACGACGTCCACGGTCCGCTGCCGACCGCGGACGGCCGTCCCCCGCTCCTGCTCGTCGGCCAGCCGATGGACGCGAGCGGCTTCGCGACGCTGGCCGGGCTCCTGCCCGACCGCACCTGCGTGACCTACGACCCGCGCGGTCTCGGCCGCAGTACTCGCACCGACGGGCGCGACGACCACGACCCCACCGTCCAGGCAGAGGACCTGCACGCCCTCGTGCAGACGCTCGGCGCGGGCCCGGTCGACGTGTTCGGCAGCAGCGGGGGCGCCGTCACCGCCTTCGCGCTCGTCGCCGCCCATCCGGAGGACGTCGCCACACTCGTCGCGCACGAGCCCCCGCTCATCCCCGTCCTGCCGGACGCCACGGCGGCCGAGCGCGCCCGAGCCGCCGTCCGGGACGCCTACGAGGCAAGGGGCTGGGGCGCCGGGATGGCCGCCTTCATGGTGATGACGTCGTGGCAGGGCGAGTACACCGACGCCTACTTCGACCAGCCCGCCCCTGACCCGGCGCAGCTCGGCATGCCCGCCGAGGACGACGGCTCGCGCGACGACCCGCTGCTGTCGGACCGCTCGTGGGCGGTCAGCGGCTACCAGCTCGACGTGGACGCGATCCGTGCGGCGCCGACCCGGGTCGTCGTCGCGGTCGGCGAGGAGTCCGCGGGCACGTTCACCGCCCGGACGTCCGAAGCGACGGCCCGGCTGCTCGGGCAGGACGTCGCGGTCGTGTTCCCGAGCCACCACGGCGGGTTCCTGGGCGGGGAGCACGGCTACGCGGGGCAGCCGGAGGCCTTCGCGCGTCGGCTCACCGAGGTGCTGGCCGGCGGGTCCTGA
- a CDS encoding PxKF domain-containing protein — translation MRRPALATAVLAACTLLVAALAGPAAASPAPGSAPTGGSALRVGTWDTALRPWMTDRVPVVVDEVAGTDLDVLALQGVWSADGAAAITADPRVAARYPYSYYAPAGPTGFAFCSLDVPRSELEDFITGLILSGTDPRQALQPATGAVDPFISLLALGLVFRNQQPCVAAVLTALQTIPDDRSPYDAIDVAYYQGTQALAHGGSPGLLLLSARPIEDVETVHHDSYLEGSATVYATVAGTRLAAVGWPFNRWEDVDPSLAYLETGARQESLVPGLLAADVDIVLGRLNSGPGYQPAAYDALLAGGLVPLADGATRCPAATHAGYRLCVGDALLPQRDDVATDNVLVSPALAPLCAEATRFATDPVSDRVGLAATCGWSVDGFRSPVDMGGVLNRVKGGSSVPLKFAVETPSGPLTDVAALGATLTTTRVTCTSGAPTDDLEQTVTGRTALTYDPVEKQFVQVWATPKAPGTCHRVSLRTADGTVTSALFLLR, via the coding sequence GTGCGCCGACCCGCCCTCGCCACCGCCGTCCTCGCCGCGTGCACCCTGCTCGTGGCCGCCCTGGCCGGACCGGCCGCCGCCTCGCCTGCGCCCGGGTCCGCCCCGACCGGCGGCTCGGCGCTCCGCGTCGGCACGTGGGACACGGCCCTGCGGCCGTGGATGACCGACCGCGTCCCGGTCGTCGTGGACGAGGTCGCCGGGACCGACCTCGACGTCCTCGCCCTGCAGGGCGTGTGGAGCGCCGACGGGGCCGCCGCGATCACGGCCGACCCCCGTGTCGCCGCCCGGTACCCGTACTCCTACTACGCGCCGGCGGGGCCGACGGGCTTCGCCTTCTGCTCGCTCGACGTACCGAGGTCGGAGCTCGAGGACTTCATCACCGGACTCATCCTCTCCGGCACCGACCCGCGGCAGGCGTTGCAGCCCGCCACCGGCGCGGTCGACCCGTTCATCAGCCTGCTCGCGCTCGGCCTCGTGTTCCGGAACCAGCAGCCGTGCGTAGCAGCCGTCCTCACTGCTCTGCAGACCATCCCGGACGACCGGAGCCCGTACGACGCGATCGACGTCGCGTACTACCAGGGCACTCAGGCGCTCGCGCACGGCGGCAGTCCCGGCCTGCTGCTGCTGAGCGCACGACCCATCGAGGACGTCGAGACGGTCCACCACGACTCCTACCTCGAGGGCTCCGCGACCGTCTACGCCACGGTGGCCGGCACCCGCCTCGCTGCGGTCGGCTGGCCGTTCAACCGGTGGGAGGACGTGGACCCGAGTCTTGCCTACCTGGAGACCGGCGCGCGGCAGGAGTCCCTCGTCCCCGGCCTGCTCGCCGCGGACGTCGACATCGTCCTCGGCCGCCTCAACTCCGGCCCCGGGTACCAGCCGGCCGCCTACGACGCCCTGCTCGCGGGTGGTCTCGTGCCGCTCGCCGACGGCGCGACCCGCTGCCCCGCGGCCACGCACGCCGGCTACCGGCTCTGCGTCGGCGACGCGCTCCTGCCCCAGCGCGACGACGTGGCGACCGACAACGTCCTCGTGTCCCCGGCGCTCGCCCCGCTGTGCGCGGAGGCCACCCGCTTCGCCACCGACCCGGTCTCCGACCGCGTGGGCCTCGCTGCCACGTGCGGCTGGTCGGTCGACGGCTTCCGCTCCCCCGTCGACATGGGCGGCGTCCTCAACCGCGTGAAGGGCGGCTCCTCGGTCCCGCTGAAGTTCGCCGTGGAGACCCCGTCCGGGCCGCTCACCGACGTCGCCGCCCTCGGCGCCACCCTCACGACGACCCGCGTGACGTGCACCAGCGGAGCGCCCACCGACGACCTCGAGCAGACCGTGACCGGTCGGACCGCGCTCACCTACGACCCCGTCGAGAAGCAGTTCGTGCAGGTGTGGGCCACCCCGAAGGCGCCCGGCACCTGCCACCGCGTCTCGCTTCGGACCGCGGACGGGACCGTCACCAGCGCGCTGTTCCTCCTGCGCTGA
- a CDS encoding ABC transporter ATP-binding protein has translation MTTTADGPRAVAPPDGGGAAVVRTRDLHLHLGARRVLDGADISVGPGVTGLLGPNGAGKTTLIGLLLGLQRPTSGEVEVLGLDPTTQGSRLRPLVGYSPQLEVLPPDVPAVALVSHLAEVQGLPRSAARQRSSDALWLVGLGEERTRRVGTMSTGQKQRVKLACALAHDPRLLVLDEPTNGLDPVQRDDLLALVRRLGTELGMHVLLSSHLLAEVEQVCDAVVILTDGRASGARLRGTGSRSEQRLLVVDETSGTRVVSALAAAGLDVVATATGDGLAHLRVTLPRPDDEHHLTRALAEADADVHRLTEPHHGLVDTYLAATGGAA, from the coding sequence GTGACCACGACCGCCGACGGGCCGCGCGCCGTCGCCCCACCCGACGGCGGGGGCGCCGCCGTCGTCCGCACCCGCGACCTGCACCTGCACCTCGGTGCCCGGCGCGTGCTCGACGGCGCCGACATCTCCGTCGGCCCCGGCGTGACCGGGCTGCTCGGCCCGAACGGTGCGGGCAAGACGACGCTCATCGGGCTGCTCCTCGGTCTGCAGCGCCCCACCTCGGGCGAGGTCGAGGTGCTGGGGCTCGACCCGACGACGCAGGGGTCCCGGCTGCGGCCGCTCGTCGGGTACTCCCCCCAGCTGGAGGTGCTGCCCCCGGACGTGCCCGCGGTCGCCCTCGTGAGCCACCTCGCGGAGGTGCAGGGCCTGCCGCGAAGCGCGGCGCGGCAGCGCTCGAGCGACGCGCTGTGGCTCGTCGGGCTCGGTGAGGAGCGGACCCGGCGCGTGGGCACCATGTCGACGGGACAGAAGCAGCGGGTGAAGCTCGCGTGCGCGCTGGCCCACGACCCGCGCCTGCTCGTGCTCGACGAGCCGACCAACGGCCTCGACCCCGTGCAGCGCGACGACCTGCTCGCGCTCGTGCGGCGCCTCGGCACCGAGCTCGGCATGCACGTGCTGCTCAGCTCCCACCTGCTGGCCGAGGTGGAGCAGGTGTGCGACGCGGTCGTGATCCTCACCGACGGCCGCGCGAGCGGCGCACGGCTCCGGGGCACCGGCAGCCGATCCGAGCAGCGTCTGCTCGTCGTCGACGAGACCTCGGGGACGCGCGTGGTGTCCGCACTCGCGGCCGCCGGTCTCGACGTCGTCGCCACCGCCACCGGCGACGGGCTCGCCCACCTGCGGGTGACGCTGCCCCGACCCGACGACGAGCACCACCTCACGCGCGCGCTGGCCGAGGCGGACGCCGACGTGCACCGCCTCACCGAGCCCCACCACGGCCTCGTCGACACCTACCTCGCCGCGACGGGGGGTGCCGCGTGA
- a CDS encoding SulP family inorganic anion transporter has product MTEPTGPLSARVPAPRPLRGLPRLRRPDWLAPRVLRTEVLAGLVVALALIPEAISFSIIAGVDPRLGLFASFTMAVTIAVVGGRKAMISAATGAIALVLAPLSAEHGAEYLIAAVILGGVLQVVLGALGVARLMRFIPRSVMVGFVNSLAILIFLAQVPHLVGVPWLVYPLVGAGLVVIFGLPRLTTAVPAPLVAIVLLTVLTVTAAIRVPTVGDMGELPSTLPVLGVPAVPFTLGTLQLIAPYALGVALVGLIESLLTAKLVDDLTDTGSDKTRESWGQGVANIVTGFFGGMGGCAMIGQTMINVRSGARTRLSTFLAGVFLLVLVVALGDLVGLIPMAALVAVMVLVSISTFDWHSVAPATLRRMPKSETAVMLTTVAVVVTTHNLAYGVLAGVLAAMVLFARRVAHLVEVMAVTDPDGTQVVYSVHGELFFASSNDLVHQFDYAGDPADVVVDLSAAHVWDASSVAALDAVTTKYARRGKRVTITGLNPASASMHDRLAGQLSSH; this is encoded by the coding sequence ATGACCGAGCCCACGGGGCCCCTGTCCGCGCGCGTCCCCGCACCCCGGCCGCTGCGGGGTCTGCCGCGGCTGCGCCGGCCGGACTGGCTCGCGCCGCGCGTGCTGCGTACCGAGGTGCTCGCCGGGCTCGTCGTCGCCCTCGCGCTCATCCCCGAGGCGATCTCGTTCTCGATCATCGCGGGCGTGGACCCCCGGCTCGGCCTCTTCGCGTCGTTCACGATGGCCGTCACCATCGCCGTGGTCGGCGGGCGCAAGGCCATGATCTCCGCCGCGACCGGCGCGATCGCCCTCGTCCTCGCGCCGCTGTCGGCCGAGCACGGCGCGGAGTACCTCATCGCCGCCGTCATCCTCGGTGGGGTGCTCCAGGTCGTGCTGGGAGCGCTCGGCGTGGCCCGGCTCATGCGCTTCATCCCGCGCAGCGTCATGGTCGGCTTCGTCAACAGCCTCGCGATCCTCATCTTCCTCGCGCAGGTCCCCCACCTGGTCGGGGTGCCGTGGCTCGTGTACCCGCTGGTCGGCGCCGGCCTCGTCGTCATCTTCGGTCTGCCGCGGCTCACCACGGCCGTCCCGGCCCCGCTCGTCGCGATCGTCCTGCTGACCGTCCTCACGGTCACGGCGGCGATCCGGGTCCCGACGGTCGGCGACATGGGGGAGCTGCCCTCGACGCTCCCGGTGCTCGGCGTCCCGGCCGTGCCGTTCACGCTGGGGACGCTGCAGCTCATCGCGCCCTACGCGCTCGGTGTCGCGCTCGTGGGGCTCATCGAGTCGCTGCTCACCGCCAAGCTCGTCGACGACCTCACCGACACCGGGTCGGACAAGACCCGCGAGTCGTGGGGCCAGGGCGTCGCGAACATCGTGACCGGCTTCTTCGGCGGCATGGGCGGCTGCGCCATGATCGGCCAGACGATGATCAACGTGCGCTCCGGCGCCCGCACCCGGCTGTCGACCTTCCTCGCCGGCGTCTTCCTGCTCGTGCTCGTCGTCGCCCTCGGCGACCTCGTCGGGCTCATCCCCATGGCGGCGCTCGTCGCGGTGATGGTCCTCGTCAGCATCTCGACCTTCGACTGGCACTCGGTCGCGCCGGCCACCCTGCGGCGCATGCCGAAGAGCGAGACCGCGGTCATGCTCACGACCGTCGCGGTCGTCGTCACGACCCACAACCTCGCCTACGGCGTGCTCGCGGGTGTCCTCGCGGCCATGGTGCTCTTCGCGCGACGCGTCGCCCACCTCGTCGAGGTCATGGCCGTCACCGACCCCGACGGCACCCAGGTCGTCTACTCCGTGCACGGCGAGCTGTTTTTCGCCTCGAGCAACGACCTGGTCCACCAGTTCGACTACGCCGGCGACCCCGCCGACGTCGTCGTCGACCTCAGCGCCGCGCACGTGTGGGACGCCTCGTCGGTGGCCGCGCTCGACGCGGTGACGACGAAGTACGCGCGCCGCGGCAAGCGGGTCACCATCACCGGGCTGAACCCGGCGAGCGCCTCGATGCACGACCGGCTCGCCGGGCAGCTGTCGAGCCACTGA
- a CDS encoding ADP-ribosylglycohydrolase family protein, producing the protein MTARGPVRADAGEGAPLVDTRLPNATQDPPPEALTIRVDPRTDPRLAGADVLRQRLSAARNVLVLTGAGVSVASGLPAYRTPATATGGPVSPYADDELPPELDGRLLLGSLPAVWSAWGPRRTEILAARPNAAHLAIAAWLAAAPTGARRTLVTQNVDDLHERAAGLPVTATATGGGPTESPVAHLHGQLLVSRCVRDPACHRAPDAATWSEPPSCPGCGGPLRPDVVLFGEPVDLDAQWQARRAVRACDVLLAVGTSGMVSSASALLRYARDVGALTVAVNPDHAAPDGLPLHGSAPDRYDVHVRAPAEVALPLLLADGADDPAAAGVRTVASALPRAGTAPARPQVGAEPATGRHSRWWAPLSSARPTGADTAVEAAARRAGDALLGCAVGDAHGERFFGPAGAALDLITRRVLPDPPPGGLRWTDDTLQHASVVAVLRRHDGEVPPDALAQHLALHLDVGRGYGRGSRELLWAVRLGADWRRESASLFGGGSWGNGAAMRSAAIGAWHAGDWRAARDVAARQAVVTHAHDEGRDGAAVVAAVAAVLAGSRGGDLPPRELLLAAADGSCAPGRLRDGITAAADLLARGEIGDDVETVRSVAGALGTGQEGASWDTVPFVLWSVLQAPDDLEATFWRTVTGLGDRDTTCAIACALVACRTGEDDTLRGWASRVEALPRM; encoded by the coding sequence ATGACCGCGCGCGGACCGGTCCGCGCCGACGCCGGGGAGGGCGCACCGCTCGTGGACACCAGACTGCCGAACGCGACGCAGGACCCGCCGCCGGAGGCCCTGACCATCCGCGTCGACCCGCGGACCGACCCCCGGCTCGCCGGTGCCGACGTCCTGCGGCAGCGGCTGTCGGCTGCACGCAACGTGCTCGTCCTCACCGGGGCGGGCGTGAGCGTGGCCAGCGGCCTGCCCGCGTACCGAACGCCGGCCACGGCCACAGGCGGCCCTGTGTCGCCCTACGCCGACGACGAGCTGCCGCCGGAGCTCGACGGTCGGCTGCTCCTCGGCTCCCTCCCCGCGGTGTGGTCGGCATGGGGGCCGCGCCGGACGGAGATCCTGGCCGCGCGGCCCAACGCCGCGCACCTCGCGATCGCCGCGTGGCTCGCGGCGGCGCCGACCGGCGCCCGGCGCACGCTCGTCACGCAGAACGTCGACGACCTGCACGAGCGTGCAGCCGGGCTTCCGGTGACGGCGACCGCGACCGGCGGCGGCCCGACGGAGTCGCCCGTCGCGCACCTGCACGGCCAGCTGCTCGTCTCGCGGTGCGTGCGCGACCCCGCCTGCCACCGCGCCCCGGACGCCGCAACCTGGTCCGAGCCCCCGTCCTGCCCCGGTTGTGGTGGCCCGCTCCGTCCCGACGTCGTGCTCTTCGGCGAGCCGGTCGACCTGGACGCGCAGTGGCAGGCCCGGCGCGCCGTGCGGGCGTGCGACGTGCTCCTCGCCGTCGGGACGAGCGGAATGGTCTCCTCGGCGAGCGCGCTGCTGCGGTACGCACGCGACGTCGGTGCCCTCACCGTCGCGGTGAACCCGGACCACGCCGCGCCCGACGGCCTGCCCCTGCACGGCAGCGCTCCGGACCGCTACGACGTCCACGTCCGGGCGCCGGCGGAGGTCGCGCTCCCGCTGCTCCTCGCCGACGGAGCGGACGACCCGGCGGCAGCCGGCGTCCGCACGGTCGCGTCGGCCCTCCCGCGGGCGGGCACCGCACCTGCCCGTCCCCAGGTCGGCGCCGAGCCCGCCACCGGGCGGCACAGTCGCTGGTGGGCACCGCTCAGTTCAGCCCGACCCACCGGCGCCGACACGGCGGTCGAGGCGGCGGCGCGCCGGGCCGGTGACGCGCTGCTCGGCTGCGCGGTGGGCGACGCCCACGGTGAGCGCTTCTTCGGGCCCGCCGGCGCCGCGCTCGACCTCATCACCCGGCGGGTTTTGCCCGACCCGCCGCCGGGAGGGCTCCGCTGGACCGACGACACGTTGCAGCACGCGAGCGTCGTGGCGGTGCTGCGGCGCCACGACGGGGAGGTGCCGCCGGACGCCCTGGCGCAGCACCTCGCCCTCCACCTCGACGTCGGTCGCGGCTACGGCCGCGGGTCGCGCGAGCTGCTGTGGGCCGTCCGGCTGGGCGCCGACTGGCGACGGGAGTCGGCGTCGCTCTTCGGCGGCGGCTCGTGGGGCAACGGCGCCGCGATGCGCTCCGCGGCCATCGGCGCGTGGCACGCCGGCGACTGGCGCGCGGCGCGGGACGTCGCCGCCCGCCAGGCGGTGGTCACGCACGCGCACGACGAGGGACGCGACGGCGCCGCGGTCGTGGCCGCCGTCGCCGCCGTCCTCGCCGGCTCACGCGGCGGCGACCTGCCTCCGCGCGAGCTGCTGCTGGCCGCCGCCGACGGTTCGTGCGCGCCCGGCCGGCTGCGCGACGGCATCACCGCCGCGGCGGACCTGCTCGCCCGCGGTGAGATCGGTGACGACGTCGAGACCGTGAGGTCCGTCGCCGGAGCGCTCGGGACGGGGCAGGAGGGCGCCTCGTGGGACACCGTGCCGTTCGTGCTGTGGTCGGTCCTGCAGGCTCCGGACGACCTCGAGGCCACGTTCTGGCGCACGGTCACCGGCCTCGGCGACCGGGACACCACCTGCGCGATCGCGTGCGCGCTCGTCGCCTGCCGGACCGGCGAGGACGACACGCTGCGGGGTTGGGCCTCGCGGGTGGAGGCCCTCCCCCGCATGTGA
- a CDS encoding GNAT family N-acetyltransferase: protein MEHVEVVTAVGRFEDAATLVGTSRPDAGACWCMSYRDARLANAERPAALRDLCSVPPGPGVLAYVDGEPAGWCSVAPRSSYRRLVRSRTIPTLDDRDAWAVVCFVVRPGYRRRGLLHELLDGAVAHARAHGAEVVEGYPVDAADGRVDSVAGYVGSVQLFERAGFVRVSATTAHSARRVRWVVRRELGT, encoded by the coding sequence GTGGAGCACGTCGAGGTCGTGACGGCCGTGGGCCGCTTCGAGGACGCCGCCACGCTCGTCGGCACCAGCCGTCCGGATGCGGGCGCCTGCTGGTGCATGAGCTACCGCGACGCCCGGCTTGCCAACGCCGAGCGGCCGGCGGCCCTGCGGGACCTGTGCAGCGTTCCGCCCGGTCCCGGTGTGCTCGCCTACGTCGACGGTGAGCCGGCCGGCTGGTGCTCGGTGGCGCCGCGGAGCTCCTACCGCCGTCTCGTGCGCTCCCGCACGATCCCCACGCTCGACGACCGCGATGCGTGGGCCGTCGTCTGCTTCGTCGTGCGCCCGGGATACCGACGCCGGGGGCTGCTCCACGAGCTCCTCGACGGTGCCGTGGCGCACGCTCGGGCCCACGGCGCCGAGGTCGTCGAGGGCTATCCCGTCGACGCCGCGGACGGCCGGGTCGACAGCGTCGCCGGCTACGTCGGGTCGGTTCAGCTGTTCGAGCGCGCGGGCTTCGTGCGTGTGTCGGCGACGACGGCGCACAGCGCGCGACGGGTCCGCTGGGTCGTGCGACGCGAGCTGGGCACGTGA
- a CDS encoding DUF805 domain-containing protein — protein MEPVGATGSVLRRYARFSGRASLAEYWWWLAVLAALALVVRAALAGLPDVAVLGEPVGAWQLALLPLLVPTVAVTARRLRDAGLSPWWQLLVLVPFGAVVVLTMCAFRPWQPSAAARAGLRPLLRRRRTAPAGRTSA, from the coding sequence ATGGAACCGGTGGGGGCGACGGGGTCGGTGCTGCGCCGCTACGCGCGCTTCTCGGGGCGCGCGTCGCTCGCCGAGTACTGGTGGTGGCTCGCGGTCCTCGCCGCACTGGCTCTCGTCGTGCGCGCGGCTCTCGCCGGGCTGCCGGACGTCGCCGTGCTCGGGGAGCCGGTGGGCGCCTGGCAGCTGGCGCTGCTGCCCCTGCTGGTGCCGACGGTCGCGGTGACGGCGCGCCGGCTGAGGGACGCCGGCCTCTCGCCGTGGTGGCAGCTCCTCGTGCTCGTGCCGTTCGGAGCCGTGGTGGTCCTCACGATGTGCGCCTTCCGCCCGTGGCAGCCCTCGGCGGCCGCCCGGGCCGGGCTGCGTCCCCTCCTCCGCCGACGCCGGACCGCCCCGGCGGGGCGGACGTCCGCGTGA
- a CDS encoding RNA polymerase sigma factor: MGGTEHVSDRELWRRAGEGDGEAFGVLFDRHREPVRAYCARRCGSLDAADDLVSVVFLEAWRRRADVELVHDSVLPWLYGVARRTVQRRTRTTLRHRRLLSRIATEQHGATGVPVTAEAAASHADHADGVAARIDDEAELRRLRSALSRLGRRDQEVLLLCVWQQLDTAAAAVALAVPVGTVKSRLSRARARLRHALDDGGPPGPAPERTHDPVTALLRSTVTAEETA; encoded by the coding sequence GTGGGCGGGACGGAGCACGTGAGCGACCGGGAGCTGTGGCGACGGGCCGGCGAGGGGGACGGCGAGGCGTTCGGGGTGCTGTTCGACCGCCACCGCGAGCCGGTTCGCGCCTACTGCGCGCGGCGGTGCGGGTCGCTCGACGCGGCGGACGACCTCGTGTCGGTCGTCTTCCTCGAGGCCTGGCGCCGTCGCGCGGACGTCGAGCTCGTCCACGACAGCGTCCTGCCGTGGCTGTACGGCGTGGCCCGCCGGACGGTGCAGCGGCGCACCCGGACGACGCTGCGGCACCGCCGGCTGCTGAGCCGCATCGCGACCGAGCAGCACGGCGCCACGGGCGTGCCCGTCACCGCGGAAGCGGCCGCCAGCCACGCCGACCACGCGGACGGGGTCGCCGCCCGCATCGACGACGAGGCCGAGCTCCGTCGGCTTCGGTCCGCGCTCTCCCGGCTCGGTCGACGCGACCAGGAGGTGCTGCTGCTGTGCGTCTGGCAGCAGCTCGACACCGCCGCTGCCGCCGTGGCGCTCGCCGTGCCGGTCGGCACCGTCAAGTCGCGGCTGTCCCGCGCCCGCGCCCGGCTGCGCCACGCCCTCGACGACGGGGGGCCGCCCGGCCCGGCCCCTGAGAGGACGCACGACCCCGTCACCGCACTGCTCCGCTCGACCGTCACCGCCGAGGAGACCGCATGA
- a CDS encoding oxygenase MpaB family protein, translating into MLNPARLPERARERFRARVSGDPGGAPQWVRDIATVGDGPGWFDPDGVVWRVHGDLATLVGGVTALLGQAAHPLALAGVQQHSDYRQDPWKRLAGTARWLVVTTFGSERLASREAARVRGMHRRVRGDDDAGRAYSASDPDLLRWVHLAFTDAFLAAHEAVGEDLRARFGPRWPDEYVREWRRSAEALGATDLPASCDELDEAIRGYGPVLAPVPDDLRAFLTAPPGLSLPEQAFYAGLSGAAGLLVSPRLAACAGVPGRSRRDVVARARLRATGVQLGALRLALGERSPSEQAARWRLGTGPRPAWADAA; encoded by the coding sequence GTGCTGAACCCGGCCCGGCTCCCCGAGCGCGCTCGGGAGCGCTTCCGCGCCCGGGTCTCCGGGGACCCGGGTGGCGCGCCGCAGTGGGTGCGCGACATCGCGACGGTCGGCGACGGGCCCGGCTGGTTCGACCCCGACGGCGTCGTGTGGCGGGTCCACGGCGACCTCGCGACCCTCGTCGGCGGGGTGACGGCGCTGCTCGGGCAGGCAGCGCACCCGCTCGCGCTGGCCGGGGTCCAGCAGCACTCCGACTACCGCCAGGACCCGTGGAAGCGGCTCGCCGGTACCGCGCGCTGGCTCGTCGTCACGACGTTCGGCTCCGAGCGGCTCGCCTCGCGGGAGGCCGCCCGCGTCCGCGGCATGCACCGGCGGGTGCGTGGCGACGACGACGCGGGCCGCGCGTACTCCGCGTCCGACCCGGACCTGCTGCGCTGGGTGCACCTCGCCTTCACCGACGCCTTCCTGGCCGCGCACGAGGCCGTCGGGGAGGACCTGCGCGCGCGCTTCGGCCCGCGCTGGCCGGATGAGTACGTCCGCGAGTGGCGGCGCAGCGCCGAGGCGCTGGGGGCGACCGACCTGCCTGCCTCCTGCGACGAGCTCGACGAGGCGATCCGCGGCTACGGGCCGGTGCTCGCGCCCGTGCCCGACGACCTGCGGGCGTTCCTCACCGCCCCACCGGGGCTCAGCCTGCCCGAGCAGGCCTTCTACGCCGGGCTGTCGGGGGCGGCGGGCCTCCTCGTCTCGCCGCGGCTCGCGGCGTGCGCCGGGGTACCCGGGCGGTCCCGCCGCGACGTGGTCGCGCGGGCGCGGCTGCGCGCGACGGGCGTGCAGCTCGGGGCGCTGCGGCTCGCGCTCGGCGAGCGGAGCCCGTCGGAGCAGGCGGCGCGGTGGCGGCTCGGCACCGGTCCGCGCCCCGCGTGGGCCGACGCCGCCTGA
- a CDS encoding spermidine synthase, which produces MGSEPAPRRARFEELDWVDTPMGELSLRRRREPTTGLDVYEVKLGEEWLMSSLFTASEEALARIGLEAVRPARGDGGLHVVVGGLGLGYTARTALLDDGVAELVVVEVLPPVIAWHERGLLPGAAALVEDPRTVLRTGDFFAMARGDGFDPAVPGRRWDAVLLDVDHSPDHVLHGSHADLYTADGLTRFSRLLSPGGVFGLWSDDPPDEAFADRLRAVFADVRAHVVDFANPLTGGRSACTVYVATAAG; this is translated from the coding sequence ATGGGCAGCGAGCCGGCACCGCGACGGGCACGCTTCGAGGAGCTCGACTGGGTCGACACCCCGATGGGCGAGCTCAGCCTGCGCCGTCGCCGGGAGCCGACGACGGGCCTCGACGTGTACGAGGTGAAGCTCGGCGAGGAGTGGCTGATGTCGAGCCTGTTCACCGCGTCGGAGGAGGCGCTCGCCCGGATCGGTCTCGAGGCGGTGCGCCCGGCCCGCGGTGACGGTGGGCTGCACGTTGTGGTCGGCGGGCTCGGGCTCGGCTACACCGCCCGGACGGCGCTGCTCGACGACGGCGTCGCCGAGCTGGTCGTCGTCGAGGTCCTGCCCCCGGTGATCGCGTGGCACGAGCGGGGGCTGCTGCCCGGCGCCGCCGCCCTCGTCGAGGACCCGCGCACGGTGCTGCGCACCGGCGACTTCTTCGCCATGGCGCGCGGCGACGGCTTCGACCCCGCGGTACCCGGTCGCCGGTGGGACGCCGTCCTGCTCGACGTCGACCACTCCCCCGACCACGTGCTCCACGGCTCGCACGCCGACCTCTACACCGCCGACGGCCTCACCCGGTTCTCGCGGCTGCTCTCACCCGGCGGGGTGTTCGGGCTGTGGTCGGACGACCCGCCGGACGAGGCGTTCGCCGACCGCCTCCGCGCCGTGTTCGCCGACGTCCGGGCCCACGTCGTCGACTTCGCCAACCCGCTGACGGGTGGGCGCTCGGCGTGCACGGTGTACGTCGCGACCGCGGCAGGCTGA